The Pyrenophora tritici-repentis strain M4 chromosome 3, whole genome shotgun sequence genome has a window encoding:
- a CDS encoding Qor, NADPH:quinone reductase and related Zn-dependent oxidoreductase, with translation MKEAQVAQDLTVTIKDVPMPTPGPDQVVIKVIVSGSNPKDWKIPAYNMAPNTNSGDDIAGYIHTVGANVYEFKPGDRVASFHKMLTPGGSFAEYAVGHAHTTFHIPASVSFEAAATIPLAAMTAAIGLHQRMGLPDPWSAATSTPEKEKTPTPLLVYGGASAVGAFTIKLARRAGIHPIIAVAGRGIPFVESLIDHAAGDTIVDYRDGDAAVVSGIQTALAGSKLHHAYDAVSEHGSYTNIVQVLEPEGQLVLVLPGKQYEGIPESVKMRVTSVGEAHGGDADFAFVMFRYLARGLQEGWFVPHPYEVVPGGLGGVETGLRNLKEGKASAVKYVFRVGEE, from the exons ATGAAGGAAGCACAGGTTGCACAGGACCTAACGGTCACTATCAAAGATGTGCCAATGCCCACACCAGGACCCGACCAAGTCGTCATTAAGGTCATAGTCAGCGGTAGTAACCCCAAGGACTG GAAAATCCCCGCCTACAACATGGCACCCAACACAAACTCGGGCGACGACATCGCAGGCTACATTCACACCGTCGGCGCAAACGTCTACGAATTCAAGCCGGGTGACCGCGTCGCCTCCTTCCACAAGATGCTCACCCCAGGTGGTTCGTTTGCCGAATACGCCGTCGGCCACGCCCACACCACATTCCACATCCCGGCGTCCGTCTCCTTTGAAGCCGCTGCCACCATCCCCCTCGCCGCCATGACAGCGGCTATCGGTCTACACCAACGCATGGGTCTGCCTGATCCGTGGAGTGCTGCAACATCAACGCCAGAGAAAGAAAAGACGCCGACGCCATTACTCGTCTACGGCGGCGCCAGCGCCGTCGGCGCATTCACCATCAAACTCGCCCGCCGCGCAGGCATCCACCCCATCATCGCCGTCGCCGGCCGCGGCATCCCCTTTGTAGAATCCCTCATCGATCACGCCGCCGGCGACACAATCGTCGATTACCGCGACGGCGACGCGGCTGTCGTTTCTGGTATCCAGACCGCGCTTGCTGGGAGCAAATTACACCACGCCTACGACGCTGTGAGTGAACATGGGTCGTATACTAATATCGTGCAAGTGCTTGAGCCGGAGGGTCAGCTTGTGTTGGTGCTTCCCGGAAAACAGTACGAGGGTATTCCGGAAAGTGTCAAGATGCGGGTTACGAGTGTGGGCGAGGCGCATGGCGGGGATGCGGATTTTGCGTTTGTTATGTTTAGGTATCTAGCGAGGGGGTTGCAGGAGGGCTGGTTTGTGCCGCATCCGTACGAGGTGGTGCCGGGTGGGTTGGGGGGTGTGGAGACGGGGTTGAGGAATCTGAAGGAGGGGAAGGCGAGTGCGGTTAAGTATGTTTTTAGGGTTGGGGAGGAGTGA